In Trifolium pratense cultivar HEN17-A07 linkage group LG7, ARS_RC_1.1, whole genome shotgun sequence, a genomic segment contains:
- the LOC123899687 gene encoding probable aspartic proteinase GIP2, with translation MASFATLISLLTITLLSFSCSSQFILPIEKDPLTNLFTTSLNIGTPKHNFNLVIDLGGPILWYDCNKNYNSSTYIPLSCNSKLCSNDAGCISCNGHFKPGCTNNTCGANIINSLVDGIFSGDTGNDVLFISNTKISNILSGCTDSDGFTNNFPLENLPKYSKGILGLARTKLSLPKQLSLSSKKLPNKFALCLPSSKLGRLFIGGVPQKSTFFSKYELTTIPLIINPFSTAPIFTQGEASYEYFIDVKSIKVGGETLNFKSSLLSIDNKGNGGTKITTLKNFTVLHSSIYNPLVRAFVKKASDNKIKKVASVAPFEACFDLNTIYRTNTGFAVPIIDLVFDRGVDWKIFGDNSMVLVNKNVACLGFVDGGKEPQTAVVIGGHQLEDNLLEFDLVSSKLVFSSSLLLRDARCSDFKN, from the coding sequence ATGGCTTCTTTTGCTACTCTTATCTCCCTTCTCACAATAACCCTTCTCTCATTTTCCTGCTCATCACAATTCATCTTACCAATTGAAAAAGATCCATTAACCAATCTCTTCACCACTTCACTTAACATAGGAACACCTAAACACAATTTCAATCTAGTCATTGATCTTGGAGGACCAATCTTATGGTATGATTGCAACAAAAACTATAATTCTTCAACCTACATTCCTCTCTCTTGTAATTCCAAACTTTGCTCTAATGATGCTGGTTGCATTAGCTGCAATGGCCATTTCAAACCAGGTTGCACAAATAACACATGTGGTGCTAACATAATCAACTCATTAGTTGATGGTATTTTTTCAGGTGACACTGGCAATGATGTTTTGTTCATATCAAACACTAAAATCTCAAATATACTTTCTGGGTGCACTGACTCAGATGGATTTACTAATAATTTTCCTCTTGAAAACTTACCAAAATATAGTAAAGGTATATTAGGCCTTGCAAGAACAAAACTTTCATTACCAAAACAACTTTCATTATCTTCAAAAAAACTTCCTAACAAATTTGCTCTTTGTTTACCAAGTTCTAAACTTGGTAGACTCTTCATTGGTGGGGTACCCCAAAAAAGTACTTTTTTTTCCAAGTATGAACTCACTACTATTCCTCTTATCATCAACCCTTTTAGCACTGCTCCAATATTTACTCAAGGTGAAGCTTCTTATGAGTATTTTATAGATGTGAAATCAATTAAAGTTGGTGGTGAAACTCTTAACTTTAAGTCTTCTCTTTTGTCTATTGACAATAAGGGTAATGGTGGAACAAAAATCACCACATTGAAGAATTTTACAGTGTTACATAGTTCAATATATAATCCACTTGTTAGAGCTTTTGTTAAGAAAGCTTCTGATAATAAGATAAAGAAAGTGGCCTCAGTAGCACCATTTGAAGCATGTTTTGATTTAAACACTATTTATAGGACTAATACTGGATTTGCTGTGCCTATAATTGATTTGGTGTTTGATAGAGGTGTGGATTGGAAAATATTTGGTGATAATTCAATGGTTTTGGTGAATAAAAATGTTGCATGTCTTGGATTTGTGGATGGTGGTAAAGAGCCACAAACAGCTGTTGTTATTGGTGGACATCAATTGGAAGATAATCTATTGGAGTTTGATTTGGTTTCTTCTAAATTAGTATTCAGTTCTTCACTTCTCCTTCGTGATGCAAGATGTTctgatttcaaaaactaa
- the LOC123898694 gene encoding olee1-like protein, with amino-acid sequence MAKSTIILISTLCFLSFFGSVYSRSDRFFVEGVVYCDTCRIQFITKLTEFLEGATVRVECKEENGTLTFSKEVVTGHGGSYKVEIDGDHEDEICQVVLVKSPRKDCSEVDTDSHLEQAARISVTNNNGIVSPIRATNPLGFLKKDRLPGCLEIFKELGINEDGTTADDD; translated from the exons ATGGCAAAGTCTACAATCATCCTTATCTCCACCCTTTGCTTTTTATCCTTCTTTGGTTCGGTTTATTCTCGCAGCGATCGCTTCTTTGTCGAGGGTGTTGTTTACTGTGATACATGCCGCATCCAATTCATCACCAAATTGACCGAGTTCTTAGAAG GTGCAACCGTTCGCGTCGAATGCAAAGAAGAAAATGGAACACTAACATTCAGTAAAGAGGTAGTAACAGGACATGGAGGATCATACAAAGTTGAGATTGATGGAGACCATGAAGATGAGATTTGTCAGGTTGTACTTGTGAAGAGTCCAAGAAAGGATTGTTCAGAAGTTGACACAGATTCTCACTTAGAACAAGCAGCTAGAATCAGTGTCACAAATAACAATGGAATTGTGTCCCCTATTCGTGCCACTAACCCTCTTGGTTTCCTTAAGAAGGATCGTCTTCCAGGTTGTCTTGAAATCTTCAAGGAACTTGGAATCAATGAAGATGGAACTACAGCCGATgatgattaa
- the LOC123898006 gene encoding dof zinc finger protein DOF1.5-like: MAEEVRKDEENINNQGIKLFGTTIKLHGEESKEGEKESEDRTVEKRSEKIIPCPRCKSMETKFCYFNNYNVNQPRHFCKGCQRYWTAGGALRNVPIGAGRRKAKPPGQEDSGSPDSCVYEAGSDDGNKWHVDTTPRSDFREVFSGKRQRVTSGGGYSLAL; encoded by the coding sequence ATGGCTGAAGAAGTTAGAAAAGATGAAGAGAATATTAATAATCAAGGGATTAAGCTATTTGGCACAACAATAAAACTACATGGTGAGGAATCAAAAGAAGGAGAAAAAGAAAGCGAAGATCGGACGGTGGAGAAGCGATCAGAAAAGATCATACCGTGTCCAAGATGCAAAAGCATGGAAACTAAATTCTGTTATTTCAATAACTACAACGTTAATCAACCAAGACATTTTTGTAAGGGCTGTCAGAGATATTGGACAGCTGGTGGGGCCCTCCGTAACGTACCGATTGGAGCCGGTCGTCGGAAGGCCAAGCCGCCGGGTCAAGAGGATAGCGGATCACCGGATAGTTGTGTATATGAAGCTGGTTCCGATGATGGGAATAAGTGGCACGTTGACACGACTCCTCGGAGTGATTTCCGGGAAGTTTTCTCCGGTAAGCGGCAGAGGGTGACCTCTGGTGGTGGTTATTCGTTAGCCTTGTGA